Genomic DNA from Klebsiella variicola:
TTTTATGACCATTCTTAACATGATCAATAAAACCGACTTAATTGGCTTCATCCCCTCCTATTTATATGATTTTATTTCCCCGGCCATGCCACTTCACGCTCTCGATATAGAGGCACTTTTTCCAGAGATCACGATATACATTAACTACCATCAATCATCTACACAAAATCATTTTCTATCTGAATTAATCTCCATTCTAATGAATGACAGAGATATATCACGCCCACAACTTAATAATAGTGAGTAACTGCCCACCTGTTTTCACACTCTGTTTGAATGCAGATCGACCATTAATTTCGCAGCGCTCATCGTTTATACTGAACAAACGGGAAGCTCTACTATTAAAGGATTAATGGTCATGTCGTTTATTAAATATCCCTTACCGGAATCGGTGCTGCAGGCAACTGAGCAGCGCATCCAGTGGGTGCTGGATAATTTTTCACGCGTTTGCGTCTCTTTCTCGGGTGGAAAAGACTCCACCGTCATGCTGCATTTAACCGCCCAGGCGGCGCGGTTACAGGGTAAAAAAATCAGTGTGTTGTTTATTGACTGGGAAGCGCAGTTCTCCTGCACCATCGCCCACTGCGAAAAACTGCGTGCGCTGTATGCGGATGTTGTCGAAACCTTTTACTGGGTCGCCCTGCCGCTCACCACCCAAAACGCGCTGACGCAGTATAAACCGCAATGGCAATGCTGGGAGCCCGGGGCCGACTGGGTCCGTCAGCCGCCGCCCTGGGCGATTACCCACCCGGGCTATTTTTCATTTTATCAACCGGGGATGAGCTTTGAGTCCTTTGTCAGCCACTTCGCCGAGTGGTTTTCACAGCGGCGCCCCGCCGCCGTGCTGGTGGGCATTCGCGCCGACGAGTCACTGAATCGCTTTATGGCCATCTCTTCGCAGCGTAAACAACGCTTCGCCGATGATAAACCCTGGACCACCTCGGCGCCGGGCGGCCACGCCTGGTACATCTACCCGCTCTATGACTGGAAAACGGCCGACATCTGGACCTGGTTTGCCAAAAGCCGGCAGTCTTATAACCCTCTGTACGATCTGATGTATCAGGCCGGGGTGCCGCTGCGCTATATGCGCATCTGCGAACCGTTCGGTCCGGAGCAGCGCCAGGGGCTGTGGCTCTACCATGTGCTGGAGCCTGAGCGCTGGGCCGCAATGTGTCAGCGGGTGAGCGGCGCGCACAGCGGCGGGGTCTATGCCGGGCATGATAATCAATTTTACGGCCACCGAAAAATCGACAAGCCCGACCACCTGACATGGAAAAGCTATGCGCTGTTCCTGCTCGACAGCATGCCGGAAACCACTGCCGAGCACTACCGCAACAAAATCGCCGTCTACCTGCGTTGGTATCAGAAAAAAGGCATGGAAGATATTCCGGACACCCAGCCTGTGGACATTGGCACCAAAGATATCCCGTCCTGGCGGCGGGTCTGCAAAGTGCTGCTCAATAACGACTACTGGTGCCGTCAGCTTTCGTTTAGCCCGACCAAAAGCAGCCACTATCAGCGCTACCGTAAACGCATGGAAAAACATCGCCAACAATGGGGGATATTATGCAACAACAACTGACGCAGGCGCTGGACGCTTATCTGCAAACGCTGGATGACGAGGCGCGCATCGAGGCAATCAATGCGTTTCGTCAGGTGCTCCACCAGCGCAGTCCCTTCCGCTCCCAGCCCGTTGACTGCGTGCTGTGGGTAAAACAGGAGCAGGTCATCCCCAACGACTACAATCCGAATAACGTGGCGCCACCGGAAAAACGCCTGCTGCAAACGTCGCTGGAAGCCGACGGCTTTACCCAGCCGGTCGTCGTCATCCAGCAAAGCCCGCAGGCGTATACGATTGTCGACGGTTTTCACCGTCATGAGCTGGCCTGCAGCAAAGCGGTGCTGAAAAAAACGCTGAAAGGTTATCTGCCAGTGACCTGCCTGACGAGTGAAGCCGCCTCGCGTGACGGGCTGATGGCAGCGACCATACGCCATAACCGGGCGCGCGGGCGCCACCAAATCCACGCCATGTCAGAGATTGTCCGCGAACTGACCCAGCTTGGCTGGACACCACAGAAAATCGGCAAAGAGCTGGGGATGGATGCCGATGAGGTATTGCGCCTGAAGCAAATTAGCGGCCTCACGGAGATGTTCGCTGGCCGCCAGTTCTCCCAGGCGTGGACGATTAAGTGACTACAGCTGGCACAAACGCGTCGCCGCAGCCAACAGAGTCGCCGGCTGTTTGGCAAAGCATAAGCGGATCAGCTTGTGCGGGAACGGATCGGCGCAGAAGACGGAGAGCGGGATCGCCGCCACCCCGACTTCGGTCGTCAGCCAGCGGCAGAAGCTGACGTCGTCAAGATCGGAAATGGCGCTGTAGTCCGCCAGCAGGAAATAGGTCCCTTCACAGGGCAGAAGTTCCAGCCGGCTTGGGCGCAGCGCTTCAATAAACAGATCGCGGCGTTCCCGATAAAACGCCGGCAGCTCACGATAGTGCTCAGGCGCTTCGCGCAGCATGTCGGCGATCGCCAACTGCGCCGGAGTATTCACCGAGAAGGTCAGATACTGATGCACCTTGCGCAGTTCGGCGCTGATGGCCGCCGGGGCTACGCAGTAGCCGACCTTCCAGCCGGTCATATGAAACGTTTTGCCAAACGAGGAGACCGCCACCGCCCGCTCGCGAAGCTGGGGATGCGCCAGCACGCTGGCGTGGCCGCCCTCGGCAAAGCAGATGTGCTCATAGACCTCATCGCTGAGGACATAGATCTCGCGTTCGGCAATCGCCTGCCACAGGGCAGCGAAATCTTCGCGCTGCCAGACGGTGGCTGATGGATTGTGCGGGGTATTGAGGATCACCAGACGGGTTTTATCGCTCAGCGCCGCAGCAAACTGCTGCCAGTCGACGCGAAAATGCGGCGGCTGCAGCGCAATACGGCGTAATTCGCCGCCGGCCAGCGCCACCGCGGGGGCATAGCTGTCATAGCTGGGATCGAAACAGACCACCTCGTCGCCGCGGCGCACCAGAGCGGTGATCGCCGCGTACAGGGCCTCCGTCGCGCCGGCGGTGACCGTAATATCGCTATTGACGTCGGGCAGGTAACCATACAGCTCCGCTGTCTTCCCGGCGATCGCCTCGCGCAGCGCCGGCACGCCGGTCATCGGGGCGTACTGATTCGCCCCCTGCGCCACATGGTACGCCAGACGCTCCTGAAGATAGCGCGGGCCGTCGAAATCGGGAAAGCCCTGTGACAGGTTGATGGCCTGATGCTGCTGGGCCAGGGCACTCATCTGGGTAAAAATCGTGGTGCCGAGCGCAGGAAGTTTACTCTCTGGAATCAAAGGGTTATTGCTCATTCTTTTTATACCGATTGTAATGCTGTTGTTGAAGCCACTATAACACGATGTTAATATTTGGCAATCAAGACGCTTAGACGTCTAAATGCTAATGTTATTCCGCGCCACGCCACTCTGGAGAAACCATGATCCGCGCCATCGTGACCGACATAGAAGGCACCACCAGCGATATCCGCTTCGTGCATAACGTGCTGTTCCCCTACGCCCGCGAACGACTGGCCGGCTTTGTGACCGCTCAGCAGTACGCTGAGCCCGTCAAAACCATTCTCGACAACCTGCGCCGCGAGACAGACGCCCCGGCCGCCAGCACCGCCGACCTTATCACTACCCTCTTCGCCTTTATGGACGAAGACCGTAAATCCACGGCGCTAAAGGCGCTGCAGGGGATCATCTGGCGTGACGGCTATCTCAACGGCGACTTTACCGGCCATCTCTATCCGGACGTACTGCCGGCGCTGGAGAAATGGAAAGCGCAGGGCATTGATCTGTATGTATATTCCTCAGGCTCCGTCGCCGCGCAGAAATTGTTATTTGGCTACAGCGATGAAGGTGATATTACTCATCTGTTCACGGGCTATTTCGATACCCTGGTAGGCGCCAAACGCGAGGTGCAGTCCTACCGTAACATTGCTGAACACCTGGGCCATGCCCCTGGCACCATCCTGTTCCTGTCGGATATCCATCAGGAGCTCGACGCCGCCGAGGCTGCAGGTTTGCGAACGATCCAGCTGGTACGCGGCGACCGCGACCCGGCGAGCCACCATCCTCAGGTTCAGCGTTTTGACGACATTCATCCGGAGCAGATCCCAGCATGAGCGCATTAACTCTTTTTTCCGTGACCGATCCGCAAACACCGCTCTGGCACAGCACCGACGCCAAAGCGATTCAGGATCAACTGAACGCCAAAGGCGTCCGCTTCGAGCGCTGGCAGGCCGACCGCGACCTCGGCGCAAATCCCAGCCCGGAAACGGTCATTGCCGCCTATCAGCATGCGATTGATAAACTGGTCGCCGAAAAGGGCTACCAGAGCTGGGACGTCATCAGCCTGCGCGCCGATAACCCGCAAAAAGAGGCGCTGCGGGAAAAATTCCTCAACGAGCACACCCATGGCGAAGACGAGGTGCGGTTTTTTGTCGAGGGCGCCGGCCTGTTCTGCCTGCATATTGGCGACGAGGTGTTCCAGGTACTGTGCGAAAAGAACGATCTGATTTCGGTTCCCGCCCACACCCCGCACTGGTTTGATATGGGTTCAGAACCGAACTTCACCGCCATTCGCATTTTTGATAACCCGGAAGGCTGGATCGCCCAGTTTACCGGTGACGATATCGCCAGCGCCTACCCGCGGCTGGCGTAACGTCAAACTGTCGTCAGTCTTAAACCGCCAGGCGCGGGCTTTGCCGGAGGCGGCGCATACCGCGCCTCCTCCGGACTACCCGCCCCGCCGCCGGCGAGCGCCAACGCCTAAACCTCAATAAACCTCGGCGGATCAAAGGCGGTGATCGGCGGCAGTTCCTCACGCCACGGGGCGATCTCCACCCAACAGCTCTGGGCGCTACAGCCCTGCCCCAGGCGCGAACTGCCGCGATCCTCGGTTAACACGTTGGGATTACCGTGCTTATCGAGCGTTCCTTTTTCATTGGGATCCAGCGGGTCATACCAGGCGCCGGTGGACATCTGTACCACGCCGGGCAAAATCTGCTCGCTCAGGTGCACGCCCGCCAGAATCGCCCCGCGGTCGTTATAGACCTTCACCACGCTGCCTTCGCGGATGTCTCTTGCCTGCGCATCGCTCGGATGCATCCACAGCGGCTCGCGTCCCTGAATTTTCGTCGCCCGGCTGACGCTGCCGTGGTCGTACTGACTGTGCAGGCGGGCGCGCGGCTGACTGGAGAGCAGATGAAGCGGCCACCGCGCCGCCTCCTGTCGCTGCCGGGCGGCCTC
This window encodes:
- a CDS encoding phosphoadenosine phosphosulfate reductase, whose amino-acid sequence is MSFIKYPLPESVLQATEQRIQWVLDNFSRVCVSFSGGKDSTVMLHLTAQAARLQGKKISVLFIDWEAQFSCTIAHCEKLRALYADVVETFYWVALPLTTQNALTQYKPQWQCWEPGADWVRQPPPWAITHPGYFSFYQPGMSFESFVSHFAEWFSQRRPAAVLVGIRADESLNRFMAISSQRKQRFADDKPWTTSAPGGHAWYIYPLYDWKTADIWTWFAKSRQSYNPLYDLMYQAGVPLRYMRICEPFGPEQRQGLWLYHVLEPERWAAMCQRVSGAHSGGVYAGHDNQFYGHRKIDKPDHLTWKSYALFLLDSMPETTAEHYRNKIAVYLRWYQKKGMEDIPDTQPVDIGTKDIPSWRRVCKVLLNNDYWCRQLSFSPTKSSHYQRYRKRMEKHRQQWGILCNNN
- a CDS encoding IbrB-like domain-containing protein, whose translation is MQQQLTQALDAYLQTLDDEARIEAINAFRQVLHQRSPFRSQPVDCVLWVKQEQVIPNDYNPNNVAPPEKRLLQTSLEADGFTQPVVVIQQSPQAYTIVDGFHRHELACSKAVLKKTLKGYLPVTCLTSEAASRDGLMAATIRHNRARGRHQIHAMSEIVRELTQLGWTPQKIGKELGMDADEVLRLKQISGLTEMFAGRQFSQAWTIK
- a CDS encoding pyridoxal phosphate-dependent aminotransferase — its product is MIPESKLPALGTTIFTQMSALAQQHQAINLSQGFPDFDGPRYLQERLAYHVAQGANQYAPMTGVPALREAIAGKTAELYGYLPDVNSDITVTAGATEALYAAITALVRRGDEVVCFDPSYDSYAPAVALAGGELRRIALQPPHFRVDWQQFAAALSDKTRLVILNTPHNPSATVWQREDFAALWQAIAEREIYVLSDEVYEHICFAEGGHASVLAHPQLRERAVAVSSFGKTFHMTGWKVGYCVAPAAISAELRKVHQYLTFSVNTPAQLAIADMLREAPEHYRELPAFYRERRDLFIEALRPSRLELLPCEGTYFLLADYSAISDLDDVSFCRWLTTEVGVAAIPLSVFCADPFPHKLIRLCFAKQPATLLAAATRLCQL
- the mtnC gene encoding acireductone synthase — protein: MIRAIVTDIEGTTSDIRFVHNVLFPYARERLAGFVTAQQYAEPVKTILDNLRRETDAPAASTADLITTLFAFMDEDRKSTALKALQGIIWRDGYLNGDFTGHLYPDVLPALEKWKAQGIDLYVYSSGSVAAQKLLFGYSDEGDITHLFTGYFDTLVGAKREVQSYRNIAEHLGHAPGTILFLSDIHQELDAAEAAGLRTIQLVRGDRDPASHHPQVQRFDDIHPEQIPA
- a CDS encoding 1,2-dihydroxy-3-keto-5-methylthiopentene dioxygenase yields the protein MSALTLFSVTDPQTPLWHSTDAKAIQDQLNAKGVRFERWQADRDLGANPSPETVIAAYQHAIDKLVAEKGYQSWDVISLRADNPQKEALREKFLNEHTHGEDEVRFFVEGAGLFCLHIGDEVFQVLCEKNDLISVPAHTPHWFDMGSEPNFTAIRIFDNPEGWIAQFTGDDIASAYPRLA